A stretch of Sinorhizobium meliloti DNA encodes these proteins:
- a CDS encoding amino acid ABC transporter permease produces MAIGVTNAPERSRSSGSIINDPQVRGIFYQAITIIILAALIYWIVDNTVDNLRRANIASGYDFVRSRAGFDVGQSLISFTSDSTYGRALLVGFINTLLVAITGIITATIIGFIVGIGRLSHNWIIAKLSLAYVEVFRNIPPLLVIFFWYSGVLSILPQARDALALPFDIFLSNRGVAFPTPIAEEGAEYTLLAFVIAVAASVFFARYARKRQLATGERLPVLWTVLGLIIGLPLVTFLVTGAPITFDIPVAGKFNLTGGSVVGPEFMSLFLALSFYTAAFIAEIVRAGIRGVSKGQTEAAHALGIRPALTTRLVVVPQAMRIIIPPLTSQYLNLTKNSSLAVAIGYADLVAVGGTILNQTGQSIEIVSIWLIVYLSLSLATSLFMNWYNARMALVER; encoded by the coding sequence ATGGCCATCGGCGTCACCAACGCGCCTGAACGAAGCAGGTCCTCAGGGTCGATCATCAACGATCCTCAGGTGCGCGGGATATTCTATCAGGCAATCACCATCATCATCCTCGCAGCGCTCATCTACTGGATCGTCGACAACACCGTCGACAACCTGAGACGCGCGAACATCGCATCCGGCTACGATTTCGTTAGAAGCCGCGCCGGCTTCGATGTCGGACAGTCGCTGATTTCATTCACCAGCGATTCCACCTATGGCCGCGCCTTGCTGGTCGGCTTCATCAATACGTTGCTCGTCGCAATTACCGGAATCATCACGGCGACGATCATCGGCTTTATCGTCGGCATCGGACGCCTTTCGCACAACTGGATCATCGCCAAGCTCTCGCTGGCCTATGTCGAAGTGTTCCGCAACATCCCGCCGCTGCTCGTTATATTCTTCTGGTACAGCGGGGTGCTGTCGATATTGCCGCAGGCACGAGATGCGCTTGCCCTGCCCTTTGATATCTTTCTGAGCAATCGCGGCGTCGCCTTTCCGACGCCGATTGCCGAAGAGGGTGCAGAATACACGCTCCTCGCGTTTGTTATCGCCGTCGCCGCAAGTGTGTTCTTTGCCCGTTACGCGCGCAAGCGGCAGTTGGCGACCGGCGAGCGCCTTCCCGTCCTGTGGACCGTGCTCGGGCTGATCATCGGTCTGCCGCTGGTCACATTTCTCGTGACCGGTGCGCCGATCACCTTCGACATTCCCGTGGCGGGCAAGTTCAACCTTACGGGCGGTTCGGTCGTCGGACCGGAGTTCATGTCGCTGTTCCTCGCGCTTTCCTTCTACACGGCAGCCTTCATCGCCGAAATCGTCCGGGCCGGCATCCGCGGCGTTTCCAAAGGCCAGACGGAGGCGGCACATGCGCTCGGCATACGCCCGGCGCTGACGACGCGCCTCGTGGTCGTGCCGCAGGCGATGCGCATCATCATTCCGCCGCTGACCAGCCAGTATCTCAACCTCACCAAGAACTCCTCGCTGGCGGTTGCCATCGGTTATGCCGACCTCGTTGCCGTCGGCGGCACCATCCTCAACCAGACCGGACAGTCGATCGAGATCGTAAGCATCTGGCTCATCGTCTATCTCAGCCTGAGCCTCGCGACGTCGCTGTTCATGAACTGGTACAACGCCCGAATGGCGCTGGTGGAGAGGTGA
- a CDS encoding amino acid ABC transporter substrate-binding protein, protein MARRILTALVGAAVVGIGTHAASAATLDDVKAKGFVQCGVNTGLAGFAAPDASGNWSGFDVDYCKAIAAAIFGDGSKVKYTPLSAKERFPALQSGEVDVLARNTTWSINRDTALGFNFRPVNYYDGQGFMVRKELDVKSALELSGAAVCVQTGTTTELNLADYFKANNLQYNPVVFEKLEEVNAAYDAGRCDVYTTDQSGLYSLRLTLSKPDDHIVLPEIISKEPLAPAVRQGDDQWFDIVSWVHYALVQAEEFGVTQANLEEMKKSTNPDVQRFLGVEADSKIGTDLGLTNEWAVNIVKAVGNYGEVFDRNIGAGSPLKIERGLNALWNKGGLQYAPPVR, encoded by the coding sequence ATGGCAAGAAGAATTCTGACAGCTCTCGTTGGCGCTGCTGTCGTGGGGATTGGCACACATGCGGCATCCGCCGCGACGCTTGACGACGTGAAGGCCAAGGGCTTCGTCCAGTGCGGCGTGAATACCGGCCTCGCCGGTTTCGCAGCCCCTGACGCCTCGGGCAATTGGAGCGGATTCGACGTCGACTATTGCAAGGCGATTGCGGCCGCGATCTTCGGCGACGGCAGCAAGGTCAAGTATACGCCGCTCTCCGCCAAGGAGCGCTTTCCGGCGCTGCAGTCCGGCGAAGTCGACGTGCTCGCACGCAACACGACCTGGTCGATCAACCGCGACACGGCGCTTGGCTTCAACTTCCGTCCGGTCAACTACTACGACGGCCAGGGCTTCATGGTTCGCAAGGAACTCGACGTGAAGTCCGCCCTCGAGCTTTCCGGCGCCGCCGTCTGCGTTCAGACCGGCACGACGACCGAGCTGAACCTCGCCGACTACTTCAAGGCGAACAATCTGCAGTACAACCCGGTCGTCTTCGAGAAACTCGAGGAAGTGAACGCTGCCTACGACGCCGGCCGTTGCGATGTCTATACGACCGACCAGTCCGGCCTCTATTCGCTGCGCCTCACCCTCTCGAAGCCCGATGACCACATCGTTCTGCCGGAGATCATCTCCAAGGAGCCGCTCGCACCGGCGGTCCGCCAGGGTGACGATCAGTGGTTCGACATCGTCAGCTGGGTCCATTACGCCCTGGTCCAGGCCGAAGAGTTCGGCGTAACCCAGGCCAATCTCGAAGAAATGAAGAAGTCGACGAACCCCGACGTTCAACGCTTCCTGGGCGTCGAGGCCGACAGCAAGATCGGCACGGACCTCGGCCTCACCAACGAATGGGCGGTCAATATCGTCAAGGCAGTCGGAAACTACGGCGAAGTGTTCGACCGCAACATCGGCGCAGGCAGCCCGCTGAAGATCGAGCGCGGCCTCAACGCTCTCTGGAACAAGGGCGGTCTCCAATACGCACCGCCGGTCCGCTGA
- a CDS encoding type II toxin-antitoxin system RelE family toxin produces the protein MRFGYRRGLEFLPSARKEWDKLGATIRQQLVKKLRERLERPRIPSAALHGMPDHYKIKLRQLGYRLVYRVDDGSVTVLVVAVGKRERVTSTT, from the coding sequence TTGAGATTCGGGTACCGCCGCGGCCTCGAATTCCTGCCGTCTGCTCGAAAGGAATGGGACAAGCTGGGCGCGACGATCCGGCAGCAGCTTGTAAAGAAGCTGCGTGAGCGTTTGGAGCGCCCCCGCATTCCGAGCGCCGCACTACACGGGATGCCCGACCACTACAAAATCAAACTGAGACAGCTTGGCTATCGTCTCGTCTACCGGGTCGATGACGGCTCTGTCACTGTGCTGGTCGTGGCAGTTGGAAAGCGAGAGCGGGTGACGTCTACAACTTGA
- a CDS encoding nitrite/sulfite reductase, with protein MYRYDEFDHAFVSARVEQFRDQVQRRLSGELAEDAFKPLRLMNGVYLQLHAYMLRVAIPYGTLSSRQMRMLAHIARKYDRGYGHFTTRQNIQYNWPRLSDTPDILQELASVEMHALQTSGNCIRNVTADHFAGAAADEVADPRPYAEILRQWSSVHPEFSFLPRKFKIAVTGAERDRAAIQVHDIGLHLKKDENGKLGFAVYVGGGQGRTPLIAKKIRDFLPEEDLLSYTTAIMRVYNLHGRRDNKYKARIKILVHETGAEELARQVELEFANLKDTELKLPDADIQAIAAYFAPATLPNRTEGWGSLARWKKAAPEFARWVHQNVQPHKHPDYGMVTISLKPIGGIPGDASHEQMDAVADIAEEYAFDEIRVSHEQNLILPHVALADLEPVYRALVAAGLATANAGLITDIIACPGLDYCALANARSIPVAQEISNRFGSPERQAEIGELKIKISGCINACGHHHVGHIGLLGVEKKGAELYQITLGGSGDEHTSIGEIIGRGFEPERVTDAVETIVDTYLGLRRDKSETFLEAYRRVGPQPFKDALYGGGAQAAA; from the coding sequence ATGTATCGTTACGACGAATTCGACCACGCCTTCGTTTCCGCACGCGTCGAGCAGTTCCGCGACCAGGTCCAGCGGCGACTGTCCGGTGAACTCGCGGAGGATGCGTTCAAGCCGCTGCGCCTGATGAACGGCGTCTATCTGCAGCTCCATGCCTATATGCTCCGCGTCGCCATTCCCTATGGTACGCTCTCGAGCCGGCAAATGCGGATGCTCGCCCATATCGCCCGCAAATATGACCGCGGCTACGGACATTTCACGACCCGCCAGAACATCCAGTACAACTGGCCGCGCCTTTCCGACACGCCTGATATCCTTCAGGAACTGGCAAGCGTGGAGATGCACGCGCTGCAGACCTCCGGCAACTGCATTCGCAACGTGACGGCGGACCATTTCGCCGGTGCCGCGGCTGACGAAGTCGCCGACCCGCGCCCCTATGCCGAAATCCTCAGGCAATGGTCGAGCGTCCATCCGGAGTTCTCGTTCCTGCCGCGCAAGTTCAAGATCGCCGTGACCGGCGCCGAGCGCGACCGCGCCGCCATTCAGGTGCATGACATCGGCCTGCACCTGAAGAAGGACGAGAATGGCAAGCTTGGCTTTGCCGTCTATGTCGGCGGCGGGCAGGGCCGCACGCCGCTGATTGCCAAGAAGATCCGCGACTTCCTGCCGGAAGAGGATCTGCTTTCCTACACGACCGCGATCATGCGCGTTTACAACCTCCATGGTCGCCGCGACAACAAGTACAAGGCGCGCATCAAGATACTGGTTCATGAAACCGGTGCCGAGGAACTGGCCCGTCAGGTGGAGCTCGAATTCGCCAATCTGAAGGACACGGAACTGAAGCTGCCGGACGCGGATATCCAGGCGATCGCTGCCTATTTTGCGCCCGCGACACTGCCGAACCGGACGGAGGGCTGGGGCAGTCTCGCCCGCTGGAAGAAGGCCGCTCCGGAATTTGCCCGCTGGGTGCACCAGAACGTCCAGCCGCACAAGCATCCCGACTACGGCATGGTGACGATCTCGCTGAAGCCGATCGGCGGCATTCCGGGCGACGCGAGCCACGAACAGATGGATGCGGTCGCCGATATCGCCGAGGAATATGCCTTCGACGAGATCCGCGTCAGCCATGAGCAGAACCTGATCCTGCCGCATGTGGCGCTTGCCGACCTCGAGCCGGTCTATCGCGCCCTGGTCGCCGCCGGCCTCGCCACTGCCAATGCGGGGCTGATCACCGACATCATTGCCTGTCCGGGGCTCGACTACTGTGCGCTTGCCAATGCACGCTCGATTCCGGTCGCGCAGGAGATTTCGAACCGTTTCGGCTCGCCCGAGCGGCAGGCCGAAATCGGCGAGCTCAAGATCAAGATTTCCGGCTGCATCAATGCCTGCGGGCACCATCACGTCGGCCATATCGGTCTTCTGGGCGTCGAAAAGAAGGGCGCGGAGCTCTATCAGATCACGCTCGGCGGCTCCGGCGACGAACATACATCGATCGGCGAGATCATTGGTCGCGGCTTCGAGCCGGAAAGAGTGACCGACGCGGTGGAGACGATCGTCGATACCTATCTCGGCTTGCGCCGGGACAAGTCGGAGACCTTCCTCGAAGCCTATCGCCGGGTGGGGCCGCAGCCTTTCAAGGATGCGCTCTATGGCGGCGGTGCCCAGGCAGCCGCGTGA
- a CDS encoding ferredoxin--NADP reductase: MNAPAKKEDFAVQAPAGVFAETVTSVEHYTDRLFRFRMTRPQEFRFRSGEFAMIGLMVGDKPVYRAYSIASPAWDEELEFFSIKVPDGPLTSHLQGIKPGDQVLMRKKPTGTLVLDALVPGRRLYMFSTGTGIAPFASLIRDPETFEKFEEVILTHTCRDVAELKYGFDLVDEIRNHEFLNEIVGDKLRHYATVTREEYPFKGRITDLMTNGKFFADLGLPPLDPEIDRGMICGSTAMLKDTKEILEAAGLTEGANNKPAEFVIERAFVG, translated from the coding sequence ATGAATGCTCCGGCAAAAAAAGAAGATTTCGCGGTACAGGCTCCGGCAGGCGTCTTCGCTGAAACGGTGACGAGCGTCGAACACTACACCGACCGGCTCTTCCGCTTCCGCATGACACGCCCGCAGGAGTTCCGCTTCCGCTCGGGCGAATTTGCGATGATCGGACTGATGGTCGGCGACAAGCCCGTTTATCGTGCCTATTCGATCGCGAGCCCGGCCTGGGACGAGGAACTGGAATTCTTCTCCATCAAAGTGCCCGATGGGCCGCTGACGTCGCATCTGCAGGGGATCAAGCCCGGTGACCAGGTGCTGATGCGCAAGAAGCCGACCGGCACGCTGGTGTTGGATGCGCTCGTGCCCGGCCGCAGGCTCTATATGTTCTCGACGGGCACGGGCATCGCGCCCTTTGCGAGCCTCATCCGCGACCCGGAGACCTTCGAGAAGTTCGAGGAGGTCATCCTTACCCATACCTGCCGCGACGTGGCGGAGCTGAAATATGGCTTCGATCTCGTCGATGAAATCCGCAATCACGAGTTCCTGAACGAGATCGTCGGCGACAAGCTTCGGCACTACGCCACGGTTACGCGCGAAGAATATCCCTTCAAGGGCCGGATCACCGACCTGATGACCAACGGCAAGTTCTTCGCAGACCTCGGCCTGCCGCCGCTCGATCCCGAGATCGACCGCGGAATGATCTGCGGTTCCACCGCCATGCTGAAGGATACCAAGGAAATCCTCGAAGCCGCCGGCCTGACGGAAGGCGCCAACAACAAGCCGGCAGAGTTCGTCATCGAACGTGCATTCGTCGGCTGA
- a CDS encoding amino acid ABC transporter ATP-binding protein, whose amino-acid sequence MANTATAPKLAVSTTDVAIEITNMNKWYGDFHVLRDINLRVMRGERIVVAGPSGSGKSTMIRCINRLEEHQKGKIVVDGIELTNDLKKIDEVRREVGMVFQHFNLFPHLTILENCTLAPIWVRKMPKKEAEQVAMHFLERVKIPEQALKYPGQLSGGQQQRVAIARSLCMRPKILLFDEPTSALDPEMVKEVLDTMVGLAEEGMTMICVTHEMGFARQVANRVIFMDQGQIVEQNSPAEFFDNPQHERTKLFLSQILH is encoded by the coding sequence ATGGCAAATACCGCCACTGCACCGAAATTGGCCGTCTCGACGACGGATGTCGCGATCGAAATCACCAATATGAACAAATGGTACGGTGATTTCCATGTGCTGCGCGACATCAATCTCAGGGTCATGCGCGGCGAGCGCATCGTCGTCGCCGGCCCGTCGGGTTCCGGCAAGTCGACGATGATTCGCTGCATCAATCGGCTCGAGGAGCACCAGAAGGGCAAGATCGTCGTCGACGGCATCGAACTCACCAACGACCTGAAGAAGATCGATGAAGTGCGCCGGGAAGTCGGCATGGTCTTCCAGCACTTCAACCTCTTCCCGCATCTCACGATCCTGGAAAACTGCACGCTGGCGCCGATCTGGGTGCGCAAGATGCCGAAAAAGGAAGCCGAGCAAGTCGCGATGCACTTCCTGGAGCGCGTCAAGATTCCGGAGCAGGCGCTCAAATATCCGGGCCAGCTTTCGGGCGGTCAGCAGCAGCGCGTCGCCATCGCCCGCTCGCTTTGCATGCGGCCGAAAATCCTTCTCTTCGACGAGCCGACCTCTGCGCTCGACCCTGAAATGGTCAAGGAAGTGCTCGACACGATGGTCGGACTCGCCGAGGAAGGCATGACCATGATCTGCGTCACCCACGAAATGGGCTTCGCCCGCCAGGTCGCCAACCGCGTGATCTTCATGGACCAGGGCCAGATCGTCGAACAGAACTCGCCGGCCGAGTTCTTCGACAATCCTCAGCACGAGCGGACCAAGCTGTTCCTCAGCCAGATCCTGCACTGA
- a CDS encoding amino acid ABC transporter permease produces the protein MSTNQASFVRASMIEASPAPSLESGAVSWLRKNLFATPKDTALTIISLLILAWLVPPAIQWLFIDAAWSGGGRGVCATLSQGGSQPEGWSGACWAFVNAKFAQFLFGRYPLDERWRPALVGILFVLLLVPMLIPRIPYKGLNALLLLVALPILSAILLPGGWFGLTYVETPLWGGLMVTLVLSFVGIAVSLPLGILLALGRRSNMPVIKMLCTVFIEVIRGVPLITVLFMASVMLPLFLPQGVTFDKFLRALIGVSLFASAYMAEVVRGGLQAIPKGQYEGADSLGLSFWQKMGFIVLPQALKLVIPGIVNTFIGLFKDTSLVSIIGMFDLLGIVRLNFSDTNWATAVTPLTGLIFAGFVFWLFCFGMSRYSGFMERLLDRSQR, from the coding sequence ATGAGCACGAATCAGGCCTCTTTCGTTCGCGCTTCGATGATCGAAGCTTCGCCTGCCCCGTCGCTGGAAAGCGGTGCCGTCTCCTGGCTGCGGAAAAATCTGTTCGCCACGCCCAAGGACACCGCCCTGACGATCATCAGCCTGCTCATCCTGGCATGGCTGGTGCCGCCCGCAATCCAGTGGCTCTTCATCGATGCCGCCTGGAGCGGCGGCGGCCGCGGCGTCTGCGCCACGCTCTCGCAAGGCGGCTCGCAGCCGGAAGGCTGGAGCGGCGCCTGCTGGGCCTTCGTCAATGCGAAGTTCGCCCAGTTTCTTTTTGGCCGCTATCCGCTCGACGAGCGCTGGCGTCCGGCGCTTGTCGGCATCCTCTTCGTGTTGCTCCTGGTGCCGATGCTGATACCGAGAATCCCGTACAAGGGATTGAACGCACTTCTGCTGCTGGTCGCCCTGCCTATCCTTTCGGCGATCCTCCTCCCAGGTGGCTGGTTCGGCCTCACCTATGTCGAAACGCCGCTCTGGGGCGGCCTGATGGTCACCCTGGTCCTGTCCTTTGTCGGAATCGCGGTTTCGCTGCCGCTCGGCATCCTGCTGGCGCTCGGGCGCCGGTCGAACATGCCGGTGATCAAGATGCTCTGCACCGTCTTCATCGAGGTCATCCGCGGCGTTCCATTGATCACGGTGCTTTTCATGGCCAGCGTCATGCTGCCGCTGTTCCTGCCGCAGGGCGTCACCTTCGACAAGTTCCTGCGCGCCCTGATCGGTGTGTCGCTGTTTGCCTCCGCCTACATGGCGGAAGTCGTGCGCGGCGGCCTGCAGGCAATTCCGAAGGGCCAGTATGAGGGCGCCGATTCGCTGGGGCTCAGCTTTTGGCAGAAAATGGGCTTCATCGTCCTGCCGCAGGCCCTGAAGCTGGTCATTCCCGGTATCGTCAACACATTCATAGGCCTGTTCAAGGACACATCGCTCGTGTCCATCATCGGCATGTTCGACCTGCTCGGCATCGTTCGCCTGAACTTCAGCGATACGAACTGGGCCACCGCCGTCACGCCACTGACCGGCCTTATCTTCGCGGGCTTCGTCTTTTGGCTTTTCTGCTTCGGCATGTCGCGCTATTCAGGCTTCATGGAACGCCTGCTCGACAGAAGCCAGCGGTAA
- a CDS encoding DUF934 domain-containing protein codes for MTKIWKETGFVNDDPWVIETDETKAGSNEKAILNIDGFLAAVAESDASELGVLINPADDVMRLQPYLERIALVAVAFPAFSDGRSFSHASLLRSRLGYQGEIRAVGDVLIDPIPLMLRCGVDSFAVTNATAIKRLSEGRLPGISNHYQPTAKPSANINSYSWRRVS; via the coding sequence ATGACGAAAATCTGGAAAGAAACCGGCTTCGTGAACGATGATCCCTGGGTGATCGAAACCGACGAGACCAAGGCCGGATCGAACGAGAAGGCGATTCTGAACATCGACGGCTTCCTGGCGGCGGTTGCGGAGAGCGATGCCTCGGAGCTTGGCGTTCTGATCAACCCCGCAGACGACGTGATGCGTCTTCAGCCCTATCTCGAAAGGATCGCGCTGGTGGCGGTGGCATTTCCGGCTTTCAGCGACGGCCGGTCCTTCAGCCATGCTTCGCTGCTGCGTTCGCGGCTCGGCTACCAGGGCGAAATCCGCGCCGTCGGCGACGTGCTGATCGACCCGATCCCGCTTATGCTGCGTTGCGGCGTCGACAGCTTCGCCGTAACCAACGCCACGGCGATCAAACGGCTTTCGGAGGGCCGGCTGCCAGGCATTTCCAACCACTACCAGCCGACGGCAAAGCCGTCCGCCAACATCAATTCCTACAGCTGGCGCCGCGTCTCTTGA